The Candidatus Nezhaarchaeota archaeon genomic interval TTGATGAGGGTCCTTTTCAATGGCTGTTGTAAACCTTCAATTTAGCCTACTGTTCTAATTTTTAGAGCTGCTTTAATCTACGTGCCCATAACTTCAATTAAGACTCTTCGCCTCCTCGGTCCATCCATCTCTACTAGGATGATTTGCTGCCACGCCCCCCTAATGATGTTCCCATCCCTAACTGGAAAGAGTAAGTGTGGTGATATGAAGGCTGATGCTAAGTGAGCTGAGGCGTTGTCATCAACTATGTTGTGCTTCCACCCCCCATTTGCTGGAAAGTTTTGCTTCAACCAAGACGTGATGTCCTGTCTTAAGCCGGGTTCATCCTCGTTAGCTATCACTGTTGCTGTCGCATGGGGCACGTAGACCAGGCATAGCCCATCCTTAACATTGCTTCTCCTAATAGCTTCCTCAACCTGCTTAGTTATGTTGACCAACTCTATCTTCCTGGATGTCAATATATCGAGTTCTTCGAAGTAAACCTTCAACATATCCACCTCTAAAACTGCTTTGACGTTCTCATTCTTAGAGCTAGCTCTCTAAAACCTCTGTTGATATTAAACTAGGTTGTGGCTTTAAAGGCACTTAGCATGGAGTTTAGTTTAGCTACATTTAGCTTAGCAACATTTTACCATTAGATTGTGAGGGCGACTTTTAAGCCTTGACAGCTTTATGGCCACCACGAATTTCGCTTAAACATAGCTTGTATGCAGATTTTCTTGTGGTTGTAGGCTAACTGATGGGCATTGAGGACTAGCTCCTTATAAATATTTGAGAGAAATGGCTTATGCGATTTATTCCCCTTGAGGAATGGAGGTTAGGGAAAATCTTAAACCTTGTGTTTTTGCTATTTTAGTTGGGGTTCATCCATGGTTAGGGCTACTGACATTGAGGGGCTTTTGAGGAAGTATATTGATGGGGGAAGCTTGGATAAGGCTGATGCTCTCTACCTTTTAGCTACATTGGGTAGAGGGGGCGCTTTAGACACCTTAAGGATTAGATATAGAGCTGTGAGGTCGCTAAACATGGTTTTGGAGGATTTAAGGGGTCTTGGTGTTGAGGATGTACGTCGTGGTGTCAAGGTTGAAGACACGGGCGAGGAGGTTGGTAATGTGATTGTTAGGGTGTTCAAGTCTATCTGTCTACCTAAAATCCTTGAGAGTGCTAAGGCTAAAGCTAAGAAGTTGAGTAGGATGGCGAGAGAGATAATATACTTAATCTCGGTAGCACGAAGTAACAAGGTAGTCATTAATGGTACTAGGGATGTTCAAAGGTTCTACTCCATGGTCTTTAATAGGAGAGCTGATAGACATGAAATTGATAGGGCTTTGAGGGAGCTCGTAGGATGTTATGTGGTTCAAGATGCTCGTTATGGCGTTTTTCGCTTGCCAGATTATGTTGACGATGTGCTAGCAGCGATGAAGGAGTTTATACCAAAGGTAGAGGTAAAGGTTTCTTGGCCAGAGGGTGCATAGAGATGATGAGCTAGAGTACTCTTCTTAACTCCTCCTTTCAATCACCATGATGTTGAGGTGGCGTGGCTCCCTGCTCAATGAGTGAATTTGTGATTGTTTGAGTTAAAGTGTTCGTGTCTACGTGAGAATATGACGAGCCTTAGGGAAGCTTCTCTAGGAACAGTTATTTCACACATTTGAAGTGTAACGTTAAGATGTGGGCCAGGGCTTCTTAACTGGATTAACCTGGATTGCACTGTAAGTTTTATCTTTAAATTAAGCTTAAGTACTTATATGAGCTTAAAAGTTCGAGTTAGGAGGTTAGAGCCTAGGTTTCTTAGAAGTAATGGAACGCCTAACTTTTCGTCTAGAGTTTACGAGAAGCATGGTGATGTTAAGGTTATTGCTCGTAGACCTGTGATTACTGCTGCTCCAACTATGCCAATAATCGATGCTCTTAAGGTTATGGCTAGTCGTGGTTTCAGAAGACTTCCAGTGACATCAACGAGTAGTAGGCTTCTGGGGATTGTTACCGCGATGGACTTCATGGATTACTTTGGTGGAGGAAGCAAGTTTAACATTATCGTTAATAGGCATCGTTATAGGCTCTATGCAGCTTTCAATGAGCCTCTCGAGTCCATAATGACTAGGGATGTGGTGAAGGCTTACTTGGATGAAACATTCATAGACGTTCTAGCTAAAATGGTTAAGTATAATGTGGGAGCGATTCCCGTGGTTACGTGGGATGATAGGATTTATGGGATAATAACTGAGAAGGATGTAGTTGATCATTTAGCTGATAAGATTACTGGAAAGAGAATTAGAGATGTTATGAGTTGTGATGTGGTCACGGTAGAGTCTAGTAGCACGTTTAAGGATGCCTTAAAGACTATGGTCTCTAATGGCTTTAGGAGGCTTCCAGTCATTGAGGGCGAGGAAGTTAGGGGGATGCTAGTTGCCATGGATGTTGTGAGGTTCTTGGCTGGGGAAGTTTTTGAGCATGTGAGGTCTGAAGATGTACGTGATGTCTTGAAGGTTAAGGTTGAAGAAATCATGGTGAAGGACGTAGTAACCGTAGACCCAGATAGTGATATAGGTGATGCTGCTAGCTTAATGAGGAAGCATGGTAGGGGGTCACTACTTGTAGTTGAGAATAGTAAGCTTGTGGGCATAATAACTGAAAGGGATTTGCTTATGGCGGTGGTCTTAGAGTAGCTTCTTTACTAACTTGATACCTTCCTCGAATGCCTTTAAGTTTATTGTTGCTGTGGGTTCTCTAAAGCTCCTCTCTATGGCCTTCACTATGGACCCTCTACTCAATAACAGCTTGCCGGTAGCCCACATGGAGCCTAGAATGACCATGTTGATTGTCTGGAGGGAGCCTAGACTTCTAGCCACATTGTAGGCATCAACTACGTAGATCTCATCAGTTAATTTCTTTGCCTCCTCAATTATCTCGTTTAGGCTAGGGTACTTTAAGCCTTTAATCATTGAGAGCGGTGGAGGATGCTCTAAACTGTTGGTGACGATAGTGCCCTTCGGCTTCAAGTAGTGAAGTGCCCTCAAGGTTTCTGATGCCTCGAGAGCTACGATCATGTCTGCTGAGCCCTCCATTACGAGTGGTGAGCTTATCTTATCACCTATCTTTACGTGACAGGTTACAGCTCCACCTCTCTGAGCCATTCCATGGACTTCCGATACCCTAACGTCGTATTTATCAAGTATCGCTGCCGTACCTAGAATGGCTGCGAGCGTGAGTATTCCTTGACCCCCAATACCTGAGAGTACTATGTCAACTCGCATCATTCCACCAGTCCTATAGCTTTATGTGGACAGGCGCGTTCACATAAACCACAGCCACTGCACATTTCTTCCTCTATGACCACCTTACCGCTTCTAGGTATGAGAGCTGGACACCCAACTAACTTTATGCAGGCTAAGCAACCTTTACAGAGTTCTGGATCGACCCTCCTCCTGATTAACTTTATTATACCGCTCCTATGTTTCCTTAAGAGTATTAGAGAGCATTCGCGCCTAGCAATTATTACAGCTGGTCCTAGCCCCCTCTTAATGTAGTCGATGGCTTCAGCTATGCTTGAGGTTGTTGCATCTAGATCGTAGGGGTCCACGACCTTACAGAACTCAATTCCACAGGCTTTCGCTATGTCTTCTGGCAGTACTGGTTTAACTTTCTGTCCCATCGCGTTCATTCCGGTAACTGGACTTGGTTGGTGACCCGTCATGGCTGTAAAGCTGTTATCTAATACTATTAGGATGAAGTTTGAGGGGTTGAAAACTGAATTTATGAGGGCTGGTATACAGGCGTGGAAGAAGGTTGACTCTCCAACAGTTGCTATGACTATTTTACCACTAAACTTTGCTAGCCCGCACGATAAGCCAACGCCAGCCCCCATGCATAGGGTTGTGTCTACGACTTCTAGGGGTGGGTAGTAGCCTAACGTGTAACAGCCTATGTCGCTTGGGTAGATGGCCTCAACATTCTTCTTTCTGACTGCTAACTTTATGGCGTAGAAGGTGTTTCTATGTGGACATCCGGCGCACAGTATTGGCGGTCTTGGAGGAGCTTGGGACTTAAGCTCTATGTTTTTAGGTAGTTCAACCTTGACTCCCAGGATGGAGGCTATACCCTTAAAAACTGCTTGTGGTGTTAGCTCGCCGGCTAGAGGTATTAAATCCTTCCCATGAATTTCAACCTCAAGGTTGAGCTCGTGGCATAGCGCTTTCACTTGAAGTTCAATGAATGGTTCCAGCTCTTCTATGATTAGAACCTTCTCCTTATCCTTTAAGAAGTCGTTTAGAAGTTTTCTTGGAATTGGGTAGACTGTAGAGAGCTTCAGTATGGAGACGTTGTGGTGATCTTGTAGACGCTCTAGAGCCTCCACGGCATAGGCGTAAGCCAAGCCGCAAGCTATTACTCCTATCCTTGACGAACCCTTCACGAGGTTGAAGCTAGAATGATTGAATGTCTCCTCAACATTTTTCAGTCTAGATATCGCCTCTAATCTCATCCTCCTAGCATTGGCTGGTAGGCATACGAGTCTTTCTGGAGCTTTAATGAAGGATCCCACTTTCTTAGGCCTTCTTACAGGGTTCAACTTTACAGGTCCTCTAACGTGACTTAGCCTTGTTGTCGTCCTCAATATTATTGGAACTTTGTGATGCTCCGATATATCAAGTGCGTATGTCACCATGTCCTTAGCCTCTTGAGGGGAGCTTGGTTCAATCACTGGCACATAAGCGTGGAGTCCATATATCCTATTATCCTGTTCATTCTGAGAACTATGACAATTGGGATCATCTGCTGACACTACTACGAACCCCCCTCTAACGCCGGTATAAGCGGCAGTGAACAGCGTGTCTGATGCGACGTTTAGGCCCACGTGC includes:
- a CDS encoding secondary thiamine-phosphate synthase enzyme YjbQ; its protein translation is MKVYFEELDILTSRKIELVNITKQVEEAIRRSNVKDGLCLVYVPHATATVIANEDEPGLRQDITSWLKQNFPANGGWKHNIVDDNASAHLASAFISPHLLFPVRDGNIIRGAWQQIILVEMDGPRRRRVLIEVMGT
- a CDS encoding CBS domain-containing protein, producing MSLKVRVRRLEPRFLRSNGTPNFSSRVYEKHGDVKVIARRPVITAAPTMPIIDALKVMASRGFRRLPVTSTSSRLLGIVTAMDFMDYFGGGSKFNIIVNRHRYRLYAAFNEPLESIMTRDVVKAYLDETFIDVLAKMVKYNVGAIPVVTWDDRIYGIITEKDVVDHLADKITGKRIRDVMSCDVVTVESSSTFKDALKTMVSNGFRRLPVIEGEEVRGMLVAMDVVRFLAGEVFEHVRSEDVRDVLKVKVEEIMVKDVVTVDPDSDIGDAASLMRKHGRGSLLVVENSKLVGIITERDLLMAVVLE
- a CDS encoding indolepyruvate oxidoreductase subunit beta translates to MMRVDIVLSGIGGQGILTLAAILGTAAILDKYDVRVSEVHGMAQRGGAVTCHVKIGDKISSPLVMEGSADMIVALEASETLRALHYLKPKGTIVTNSLEHPPPLSMIKGLKYPSLNEIIEEAKKLTDEIYVVDAYNVARSLGSLQTINMVILGSMWATGKLLLSRGSIVKAIERSFREPTATINLKAFEEGIKLVKKLL
- the iorA gene encoding indolepyruvate ferredoxin oxidoreductase subunit alpha translates to MDDSQEVLLMLGNEAIARGAIEGGVQVATAYPGTPSTEIVETLASLAKDYDLYVEWSVNEKVAFEVALAASYCELRALTAMKHVGLNVASDTLFTAAYTGVRGGFVVVSADDPNCHSSQNEQDNRIYGLHAYVPVIEPSSPQEAKDMVTYALDISEHHKVPIILRTTTRLSHVRGPVKLNPVRRPKKVGSFIKAPERLVCLPANARRMRLEAISRLKNVEETFNHSSFNLVKGSSRIGVIACGLAYAYAVEALERLQDHHNVSILKLSTVYPIPRKLLNDFLKDKEKVLIIEELEPFIELQVKALCHELNLEVEIHGKDLIPLAGELTPQAVFKGIASILGVKVELPKNIELKSQAPPRPPILCAGCPHRNTFYAIKLAVRKKNVEAIYPSDIGCYTLGYYPPLEVVDTTLCMGAGVGLSCGLAKFSGKIVIATVGESTFFHACIPALINSVFNPSNFILIVLDNSFTAMTGHQPSPVTGMNAMGQKVKPVLPEDIAKACGIEFCKVVDPYDLDATTSSIAEAIDYIKRGLGPAVIIARRECSLILLRKHRSGIIKLIRRRVDPELCKGCLACIKLVGCPALIPRSGKVVIEEEMCSGCGLCERACPHKAIGLVE